A genomic window from Camelina sativa cultivar DH55 chromosome 2, Cs, whole genome shotgun sequence includes:
- the LOC104737204 gene encoding gibberellin-regulated protein 10-like — protein MKFPVVQFCIISLLLTSSLFMLSTADSSCDGKCNVRCSKAGRQDRCLKYCNICCEKCHCVPSGTYGHKDECPCYRDMMSSKGTPKCP, from the exons ATGAAGTTTCCGGTTGTACAATTTTGTATCATCTCTTTGCTCCTCACATCTTCTTTATTCATGCTCTCTACCGCCGATTCAT CATGTGATGGAAAATGCAATGTGAGATGTTCAAAGGCAGGGAGACAAGATCGGTGTCTCAAGTATTGCAATATATGCTGCGAGAAGTGTCATTGTGTACCTTCGGGAACTTATGGACACAAAGATGAATGTCCTTGTTACCGCGATATGATGAGCTCCAAAGGCACACCCAAATGTCCTTGA
- the LOC104737210 gene encoding 40S ribosomal protein S15a-1 — MVRISVLNDALKSMYNAEKRGKRQVMIRPSSKVIIKFLIVMQKHGYIGEFEYVDDHRSGKIVVELNGRLNKCGVISPRFDVGVKEIEGWTARLLPSRQFGYIVLTTSAGIMDHEEARRKNVGGKVLGFFY, encoded by the exons atggTGAGAATCAGTGTGCTTAACGATGCTCTTAAGAGTATGTACAATGCTGAGAAGAGAGGGAAGAGGCAAGTCATGATCAGGCCTTCTTCTAAGGTGATCATCAAGTTCCTTATCGTCATGCAAAAGCACG GTTACATTGGTGAGTTTGAGTACGTTGATGACCACAGGTCTGGCAAGATTGTTGTGGAGCTTAATGGAAGACTAAACAAATGTGGAGTCATCAGTCCTCGTTTTGATGTTGGAGTTAAGGAGATTGAAGGTTGGACTGctcgtcttcttccttccaGACAG TTTGGCTACATCGTTCTTACAACCTCTGCGGGTATTATGGACCATGAAGAAGCCAGGAGAAAGAATGTTGGTGGAAAGGTTCTTGGATTCTTTTACTGA
- the LOC104737247 gene encoding cold-inducible RNA-binding protein-like has translation MGATTVLLCFEFRFWLTEMAKRFTAQLFVSRLSAYTTDQSLRQLFSPFGQITEARLIRDQLTQRPKGFGFVTFKSEDDAQKALKALNGKIVDGRLIFVESAKEVEPPTTNTKSDQA, from the exons ATGGGAGCTACGactgttttgttgtgttttgaattCAGGTTTTGGCTTACCGAGATGGCTAAGAGATTCACAGCACAGCTCTTCGTTAGCA GACTCTCTGCTTACACCACTGATCAATCACTGAGGCAACTGTTTTCACCTTTTGGTCAGATTACAGAAG CTCGTCTTATCAGGGACCAGCTAACACAGAGACCTAAAGGTTTCGGCTTCGTCACTTTTAAGTCTGAGGATGATGCACAAAAGGCGTTAAAAGCTTTGAATGGGAAG ATTGTTGATGGCAGATTAATATTTGTGGAAAGTGCAAAGGAAGTAGAACCACCAACAACAAATACGAAGAGTGACCAGGCTTGA